In a single window of the Bradyrhizobium sp. ORS 285 genome:
- the ilvD gene encoding dihydroxy-acid dehydratase — protein MPAYRSRTSTHGRNMAGARGLWRATGMTNEDFGKPIIAVVNSFTQFVPGHVHLKDLGQLVAREIEKAGGVAKEFNTIAVDDGIAMGHDGMLYSLPSRELIADSTEYMVNAHCADAMVCISNCDKITPGMLMAAMRLNIPAVFVSGGPMEAGKVNIQGKLRKVDLIDAMIVAADDKVSDADVEVMERSACPTCGSCSGMFTANSMNCLTEALGLSLPGNGSVLATHADRKGLFVEAGHLIVDLARRYYEQDDASVLPRSIANFKAFENAMSMDIAMGGSTNTVLHLLAAAHEGEIPFTMTDIDRLSRKVPCLCKVAPAVADVHMEDVHRAGGVMGILGELARAGLLHTELPSVHSASLASALERWDIRQTSSESVKNFYMAAPGGVPTQVAFSQDRRYQELDLDREKGCIRDLDHAYSKDGGLAVLTGNIALDGCIVKTAGVDASILKFSGPARVMESQDAAVEAILTNKIKEGDIVVIIYEGPRGGPGMQEMLYPTSYLKSKGLGKACALITDGRFSGGTSGLSIGHVSPEAAEGGLIGLVQDGDRIEIDIPNRTIHLAVSDAELAQRRAAMEAKGDQAWKPKTRARKVSTALKAYAAFASSAAKGAVRIVK, from the coding sequence ATGCCCGCCTACCGCTCCCGCACCTCCACCCATGGCCGCAACATGGCCGGCGCCCGCGGCCTGTGGCGCGCCACCGGCATGACCAACGAGGATTTCGGCAAGCCGATCATCGCCGTCGTCAACTCCTTCACCCAGTTCGTGCCCGGCCACGTTCACCTCAAGGACCTCGGCCAGCTGGTCGCGCGCGAGATCGAGAAGGCCGGCGGCGTCGCAAAGGAGTTCAACACCATCGCGGTCGACGACGGCATCGCAATGGGACATGACGGCATGCTCTACAGCCTGCCGTCGCGCGAGCTGATCGCCGACAGCACCGAATACATGGTCAACGCGCATTGCGCCGACGCCATGGTCTGCATCTCCAACTGCGACAAGATCACGCCCGGCATGCTGATGGCCGCGATGCGGCTCAACATCCCCGCCGTGTTCGTCTCCGGCGGGCCGATGGAGGCCGGCAAGGTCAACATCCAGGGCAAGCTGCGCAAGGTCGACCTGATCGATGCGATGATCGTCGCCGCCGACGACAAGGTGTCTGACGCCGATGTCGAGGTGATGGAGCGCTCGGCCTGCCCGACCTGCGGCTCCTGCTCCGGCATGTTCACGGCCAATTCGATGAACTGCCTGACCGAGGCGCTCGGCCTGTCGCTGCCCGGCAACGGCTCGGTGCTGGCGACGCATGCCGACCGCAAGGGCCTGTTCGTCGAGGCCGGTCATCTGATCGTCGATCTCGCCCGCCGCTACTACGAGCAGGACGATGCCTCGGTGCTGCCGCGCTCGATCGCCAACTTCAAGGCATTCGAGAACGCGATGAGCATGGACATCGCGATGGGCGGCTCGACCAACACCGTGCTGCATCTGCTCGCCGCCGCGCATGAGGGCGAGATCCCGTTCACGATGACCGACATCGATCGTCTCTCGCGCAAGGTGCCCTGCCTGTGCAAGGTCGCGCCCGCCGTGGCCGACGTGCACATGGAGGACGTGCATCGCGCCGGCGGCGTGATGGGCATCCTCGGCGAACTCGCCCGCGCCGGCCTGCTGCACACGGAGTTGCCGAGCGTGCATTCGGCCTCGCTCGCATCAGCGCTGGAGCGCTGGGACATCCGCCAGACGTCCAGCGAAAGCGTGAAGAACTTCTACATGGCCGCACCGGGTGGCGTGCCGACCCAGGTCGCGTTCAGCCAGGACCGCCGCTATCAGGAGCTCGATCTCGACCGCGAGAAGGGCTGCATCCGCGACCTCGACCACGCCTATTCGAAGGACGGCGGCCTCGCGGTGCTGACTGGCAACATCGCGCTCGACGGCTGCATCGTGAAGACCGCCGGCGTCGATGCCTCGATCCTGAAATTCTCCGGCCCCGCGCGCGTGATGGAGAGCCAGGACGCCGCGGTCGAGGCGATCCTCACCAACAAGATCAAGGAAGGCGACATCGTCGTCATCATCTATGAAGGCCCGCGCGGCGGCCCCGGCATGCAGGAGATGCTGTATCCGACCAGCTACCTGAAATCGAAGGGCCTCGGCAAAGCCTGTGCGCTGATCACCGACGGCCGCTTCTCCGGCGGCACCTCGGGCCTCTCGATCGGCCACGTCTCGCCTGAGGCCGCCGAAGGCGGCCTGATCGGCCTGGTGCAGGACGGCGACCGCATCGAGATCGACATTCCGAATCGCACCATCCATCTCGCAGTGTCGGATGCCGAGCTCGCGCAGCGCCGCGCCGCGATGGAGGCCAAGGGCGACCAGGCCTGGAAGCCAAAGACTCGCGCCCGCAAGGTCTCGACCGCGCTGAAGGCCTACGCGGCCTTTGCGAGCAGCGCGGCCAAGGGCGCAGTGCGGATCGTGAAGTAA
- a CDS encoding amino acid ABC transporter substrate-binding protein: MNKARLVAYALVATVLVAPAVAEELTGTLQKVKETGTITIGYRETSLPFSYIDDNQKPLGFALDICGRIVDEIKTTLKLDKLDVKLTPVSSATRIPLMANGTIDLECASTTNNLDRQRLVSFSHTYFLTANRFVAKAASGLKTIDDLKGKTVASTSGTTNIKQLYEANTSRQLGLNIVAAKDNAEGFLMVENGRADAYVMDDILLAGLVASAKTPSDYAISTDQFSMPEPYGIMLRKDDPAFKTVVDRATAKLYTSPEIATLYAKWFMAPVPPKGVNFNFPMTAVLQKAFAQPNDSGDPKAY, from the coding sequence ATGAACAAGGCACGTCTCGTCGCGTATGCTCTGGTCGCAACGGTGCTGGTCGCACCTGCGGTTGCCGAGGAGCTCACCGGGACCTTGCAGAAGGTCAAGGAGACCGGCACGATCACGATCGGCTACCGCGAAACCTCGCTGCCGTTCTCCTACATCGATGACAACCAGAAGCCGCTCGGCTTCGCACTCGACATCTGCGGCCGGATCGTCGACGAGATCAAGACGACGCTGAAGCTCGACAAGCTCGACGTGAAGCTGACGCCGGTGTCGTCGGCGACCCGCATTCCGCTGATGGCCAACGGCACCATCGATCTCGAATGCGCCTCGACCACCAACAATCTCGACCGGCAGCGGCTGGTGTCCTTCTCCCACACTTATTTCCTGACCGCGAACCGCTTCGTCGCCAAGGCGGCGAGCGGCCTGAAGACGATCGACGATCTCAAGGGCAAGACGGTGGCCTCGACATCGGGCACCACCAACATCAAGCAGCTCTACGAGGCCAATACATCTCGCCAGCTCGGCCTGAACATCGTCGCCGCCAAGGACAATGCCGAGGGCTTCCTGATGGTCGAGAACGGCCGCGCCGACGCCTATGTGATGGACGACATCCTGCTCGCCGGGCTCGTCGCCAGCGCCAAGACGCCGTCGGACTACGCGATCTCGACCGACCAGTTCTCGATGCCGGAGCCCTACGGCATCATGCTGCGCAAGGACGATCCCGCCTTCAAGACCGTCGTCGACCGCGCCACGGCGAAGCTCTACACCAGCCCCGAGATCGCGACGCTCTACGCGAAATGGTTCATGGCCCCGGTGCCGCCGAAGGGCGTCAACTTCAACTTCCCGATGACGGCGGTGCTGCAGAAGGCCTTCGCGCAGCCGAACGACAGCGGGGATCCGAAGGCGTATTGA
- a CDS encoding DUF3303 domain-containing protein, with translation MLFMVIERFKDRDPIPVYRRVRDPGITFPEGLKYLGSWIEPNFDRCFQLMECDDARLLQQWILANARDTGMTFEIVPVVTSAETREVVAPYLDQA, from the coding sequence ATGCTGTTCATGGTCATCGAACGTTTCAAGGACCGCGATCCGATCCCCGTCTACCGCCGCGTCCGCGACCCCGGCATCACCTTCCCCGAGGGGCTCAAATATCTCGGCAGCTGGATCGAGCCGAATTTCGACCGCTGCTTCCAACTGATGGAATGCGACGACGCGCGTCTGCTGCAGCAATGGATCCTGGCCAATGCTCGCGACACCGGCATGACGTTCGAGATCGTGCCCGTGGTGACCAGCGCGGAGACGCGCGAGGTGGTGGCGCCGTATCTCGATCAGGCGTGA
- a CDS encoding adenylate/guanylate cyclase domain-containing protein, translating into MTAADAHHVPGQRLGDEVVDWLTNGTRDERFIDNIFGQMCIRLQRAGIPVMRASLHVQINHPQWLGARILWSDGMEGAEIARVDYDVRERSEYIGSPASEIYDGADEIRENLARDPKLGRQHAVYDDMRAMGLTDYVAWPMYHTLGKRHIVTFATDRRGGFHQEHIDALLRLMPVLALVSEIRIKNRLARTLLETYVGPHAGEMVLAGATRRGSGETVRAAIMICDLRDFTKISDNWPRDDVIDLLNGYFDAMVEPITQHGGEILKFIGDGLLAIFPLSQPGACENLLYAVTGARQAMAELNTRHAETGREPLRYGIGIHVGDVMYGNIGSRTRLDFTVIGPAVNMASRMEALTKQVGRPVLMSRAFAELVEGPFALERVGEFPVRGFSDPIELFAFEG; encoded by the coding sequence ATGACCGCAGCAGACGCCCATCACGTCCCCGGCCAGCGCCTCGGCGACGAGGTCGTGGACTGGCTCACCAACGGCACCCGCGACGAGCGCTTCATCGACAACATCTTCGGCCAGATGTGCATCCGGCTGCAGCGGGCCGGCATTCCCGTGATGCGCGCCTCGCTGCATGTCCAGATCAACCATCCGCAATGGCTCGGCGCCCGCATCCTGTGGAGCGACGGCATGGAGGGCGCGGAGATCGCGCGGGTCGATTACGACGTGCGCGAGCGCTCGGAATATATCGGCAGCCCTGCCAGCGAGATCTATGACGGTGCCGACGAGATCCGCGAGAATCTCGCACGCGACCCGAAGCTCGGCCGCCAGCACGCGGTCTATGACGATATGCGTGCCATGGGTCTGACCGACTATGTCGCCTGGCCGATGTATCATACGCTCGGCAAGCGCCACATCGTGACCTTCGCGACCGACCGGCGCGGCGGCTTCCATCAGGAGCATATCGATGCGCTGCTGCGGCTCATGCCGGTGCTGGCGCTGGTCAGCGAGATCCGCATCAAGAACCGGCTGGCGCGCACCTTGCTCGAAACCTATGTCGGGCCGCATGCTGGCGAGATGGTCCTGGCGGGCGCGACGCGCCGCGGCAGCGGCGAGACCGTGCGCGCCGCGATCATGATCTGCGATCTTCGTGACTTCACCAAGATCTCCGACAACTGGCCGCGCGACGACGTGATCGATCTGCTCAACGGCTATTTCGACGCGATGGTCGAGCCGATCACGCAACATGGCGGCGAGATCCTGAAGTTCATCGGCGACGGCCTGCTGGCGATCTTTCCGCTCAGCCAGCCCGGCGCCTGCGAGAACCTGCTGTATGCGGTGACCGGCGCCAGGCAAGCCATGGCGGAGCTGAACACGCGCCATGCGGAGACCGGCCGCGAACCGCTGCGTTACGGCATCGGCATCCATGTCGGCGACGTGATGTACGGCAATATCGGCTCGCGCACGCGGCTGGATTTCACCGTCATCGGACCGGCGGTCAACATGGCCTCGCGCATGGAGGCGCTGACCAAGCAGGTGGGCCGCCCCGTGCTGATGTCCCGCGCTTTTGCCGAGCTCGTCGAAGGACCCTTCGCGCTGGAGCGCGTCGGCGAATTTCCGGTGCGCGGCTTCAGCGACCCGATCGAGCTGTTTGCGTTCGAGGGGTAG
- a CDS encoding carbohydrate porin — translation MSGFVTTARMCGAGVALSCLMGSGAVAADLPMKAPAPVPYTDDFWTRPYLFGDLGRTKLKEQGISLALTLGDEAVTNLSGGSRKTSANAGQLWFEAKFDMAKLAGIPGGLIGVTLVDRFGKNLNSEAGIPALMLTNEVFGRGNILRLTELYYQQKLFDDRLVLKGGRLPVGSDFFFGQCEFINLTFCGGQPGNIQGGYIYNWPVSQWAGVAHYNFTKEWKLSVGVYDANPNYLTTSDAGVYLAPGIPRSNPASGVLVPVEVVYEPSGPLNGTWRFGGWYDSASTIDGGLPGIIGAVAGGPGVGDQNLSSSRGRYGIYESILQRLTVEGPKAQGWYTFLNTSVADHRTAYQDYQVSWGIKHTGTFSFRPEDEVGFAVGTTHVNSAALTPNAGGNEIPLEAWYGWQATGWMNLKFDAQYVINPGGRGFNAAGVKTGNAVVLGLRTVVHF, via the coding sequence ATGAGTGGGTTTGTGACGACCGCGCGCATGTGCGGCGCAGGGGTCGCTTTGTCTTGTTTGATGGGGAGTGGGGCTGTCGCGGCAGATCTGCCGATGAAGGCACCCGCACCGGTCCCCTATACCGATGATTTTTGGACGCGGCCGTATCTGTTCGGCGATCTCGGCCGGACCAAGCTGAAGGAGCAGGGCATCTCGCTCGCGCTCACGCTGGGTGACGAAGCTGTCACCAACCTGTCGGGCGGATCGCGCAAGACGTCCGCGAATGCCGGACAATTGTGGTTCGAGGCCAAGTTCGACATGGCCAAGCTCGCCGGCATCCCGGGCGGTCTGATCGGCGTCACGCTGGTCGATCGCTTCGGCAAGAACCTCAACAGCGAAGCCGGCATTCCGGCGTTGATGCTGACCAACGAGGTGTTCGGCCGCGGCAACATCCTGCGCCTCACCGAACTCTACTATCAGCAGAAGCTGTTCGATGATCGCCTCGTGCTGAAGGGCGGCCGGCTGCCGGTCGGTTCGGACTTCTTCTTCGGCCAGTGCGAGTTCATCAACCTGACCTTCTGCGGCGGCCAACCGGGCAACATCCAGGGTGGCTACATCTACAACTGGCCGGTGAGCCAGTGGGCCGGCGTGGCGCACTACAACTTCACCAAGGAATGGAAGCTGTCGGTCGGCGTCTACGATGCCAACCCGAACTACCTGACCACGTCGGATGCCGGCGTCTATCTCGCGCCGGGCATTCCGCGCTCCAATCCGGCTTCGGGCGTGTTGGTGCCGGTCGAGGTGGTGTATGAGCCGAGCGGTCCGCTCAACGGCACCTGGCGCTTCGGCGGCTGGTACGACAGCGCATCGACGATCGATGGCGGTCTCCCCGGCATCATCGGCGCCGTCGCCGGAGGCCCGGGCGTGGGCGACCAGAACCTCAGCAGCTCGCGCGGCCGCTACGGGATCTACGAATCGATCCTGCAGCGCCTGACCGTCGAGGGGCCGAAGGCGCAGGGCTGGTACACCTTCCTCAACACCAGCGTGGCTGATCACCGCACCGCCTATCAGGACTACCAGGTCTCCTGGGGCATCAAGCACACCGGAACCTTCTCGTTCCGGCCGGAGGACGAGGTCGGCTTCGCGGTCGGCACCACTCACGTGAACTCGGCTGCGCTGACGCCGAATGCCGGCGGCAACGAAATTCCGCTGGAGGCCTGGTACGGTTGGCAGGCGACTGGCTGGATGAACCTGAAGTTTGACGCCCAGTACGTCATCAACCCCGGCGGACGCGGCTTCAACGCCGCCGGCGTGAAGACCGGCAACGCCGTGGTCCTCGGCCTGCGCACGGTGGTGCACTTCTGA
- a CDS encoding bifunctional [glutamine synthetase] adenylyltransferase/[glutamine synthetase]-adenylyl-L-tyrosine phosphorylase, translated as MTSSAPGNADGQNLAGRFVAGPHVRAPDKAEHRLQDWLAELEPSLAASLGALLAEGWPRTILLGIAESSPYLYDLVRADAHRLDRLLRCEPQAHLTELIARTGREVFACSSEADVMRLLRQLKAEAALLIALCDIGGVWPVMQVTAGLTDVAVSSVQMALRYLLRQETARGRLAPPDAEQPEQGSGLFVLAMGKMGAGELNYSSDIDLIVFFDPEANSLARDIEPQPFFVRVTQAMARLLQSRTADGYVFRVDLRLRPDPASTQVAMSTEAALHYYEREGRTWERAAMIKARICAGDVAAGEAMLAELSPFVWRKHLDFQALTDVHDMKRQMQVYRGQSEIAVEGHNVKVGRGGIREIEFFAQTQQLIAGGRHPELRVRPTLQALDVLTASKWITEQARDELTTAYEFLRRVEHRLQMMADEQIHSLPDDVEGVSRFACFFGYDSRERFATDLLFHLNIVQGHYARLFEGDPTGTVSLPPVNYGAGPDEPRLMEHLAGLGFRDPVMVAKTLQQWLAGEYRVFRTDTTRTAFNEFLPALIVGLAHADEPDRAVVAFDRFLQALQLGGRLITLLGQNRDLVALVALVLGAAPRLGDMLARQPRLMDGLIDPRFFGAIPDKRELSERLATTLQDAGTYEEFLDRLRLFGQESLFLIGTRILSGTVSAQQAGTAFADVAEGIAHTVHGLVTDRFAAQHGRIKGQETAIIAMGRLGAREMTASSDLDLILLYDFDANEPDSDGERPLQGAHYFARFTQRLISAFTSRTNYGVLYDIDMRLRPSGRAGPLASHIDSFAHYQEQEAWTWEHMALTRARVISASPAFRARIEEIIQTALRRSRDAQAIARDVADMRRAIAAEKGETDLWDLKHAAGGMVDIDFVAQYLQLVHAATTPEILDVSSLTVLDNAERLGVLARAEAVILRQAARLYHDLTQILRLCVSDKFKPDQAGEDLLRVLARAGDAPDFSALEARVRETQSEVRRVFTALLEG; from the coding sequence ATGACCTCCTCCGCGCCGGGAAACGCGGACGGGCAGAATCTGGCCGGGCGTTTTGTTGCCGGCCCGCATGTCCGTGCGCCCGATAAAGCCGAACACCGTCTGCAAGACTGGCTCGCCGAGCTCGAGCCCTCCCTGGCCGCCTCGCTCGGCGCGCTGCTCGCAGAAGGCTGGCCGCGCACCATCCTGCTCGGCATCGCCGAATCCTCGCCCTATCTCTACGATCTCGTCCGCGCCGACGCGCATCGCCTTGACCGTCTCTTGCGCTGCGAGCCGCAGGCGCATCTCACCGAGCTGATCGCCCGCACCGGCCGCGAGGTGTTCGCCTGTAGCAGCGAAGCGGATGTCATGCGGCTGCTGCGGCAGTTGAAGGCGGAGGCGGCGCTGCTGATCGCGCTGTGCGACATCGGCGGCGTCTGGCCCGTCATGCAGGTGACAGCGGGGCTGACCGACGTTGCCGTCTCCTCGGTGCAGATGGCGCTGCGCTATCTGCTGCGGCAGGAGACCGCGCGCGGCCGGCTCGCTCCTCCCGATGCCGAGCAGCCGGAGCAGGGCAGCGGGCTGTTCGTGCTGGCGATGGGCAAGATGGGCGCGGGCGAGCTGAACTATTCGAGCGACATTGACCTGATCGTGTTCTTCGATCCCGAGGCGAATTCCCTCGCGCGCGACATCGAGCCGCAGCCGTTCTTCGTCCGCGTCACCCAGGCCATGGCGCGGCTGCTGCAGAGCCGCACCGCGGACGGCTATGTGTTCCGCGTCGACCTCCGGCTGCGGCCGGACCCGGCCTCGACGCAGGTGGCGATGTCGACCGAGGCGGCGCTGCATTACTACGAGCGCGAGGGCCGCACCTGGGAACGCGCCGCGATGATCAAGGCCCGCATCTGCGCCGGCGACGTCGCGGCGGGCGAGGCGATGCTGGCCGAGCTGTCGCCGTTCGTCTGGCGCAAGCATCTCGACTTCCAGGCGCTGACCGACGTCCACGATATGAAGCGGCAGATGCAGGTCTATCGCGGCCAGAGCGAGATTGCGGTCGAGGGCCACAACGTCAAGGTCGGGCGCGGCGGCATCCGCGAGATCGAGTTCTTCGCCCAGACCCAGCAGCTGATCGCCGGCGGCCGTCACCCGGAGCTGCGCGTGCGCCCGACCTTGCAGGCGCTCGACGTGCTCACCGCGAGCAAGTGGATCACCGAGCAGGCCCGCGACGAGCTCACCACGGCTTATGAGTTCCTGCGCCGCGTCGAGCACCGGCTGCAGATGATGGCCGACGAGCAGATCCACAGCCTTCCAGACGACGTCGAAGGCGTGAGCCGCTTCGCCTGCTTCTTCGGCTATGACAGTCGCGAGCGCTTTGCGACCGACCTGCTGTTCCACCTCAACATCGTCCAAGGCCACTATGCCCGGCTGTTCGAGGGCGATCCCACCGGCACCGTGAGCCTGCCGCCGGTGAACTACGGCGCCGGTCCCGACGAGCCGCGCCTGATGGAGCATCTCGCCGGCCTCGGCTTCCGCGATCCGGTGATGGTCGCCAAGACGCTGCAGCAATGGCTCGCGGGCGAGTACCGCGTCTTCCGCACCGACACGACGCGCACCGCGTTCAACGAATTCCTGCCGGCGCTGATCGTCGGGCTTGCTCACGCCGACGAGCCCGATCGCGCCGTCGTCGCGTTCGACCGCTTCCTGCAGGCGTTGCAGCTCGGCGGCCGGCTCATCACCCTGCTCGGGCAGAACCGCGATCTCGTCGCGCTCGTAGCCCTCGTGCTCGGCGCAGCCCCCCGTCTCGGGGACATGCTGGCGCGGCAGCCGCGGCTTATGGACGGCCTGATCGATCCGCGCTTCTTCGGCGCGATTCCCGACAAGCGCGAATTGTCGGAACGTCTGGCCACGACCCTGCAGGATGCCGGCACCTATGAGGAGTTTCTCGACCGCCTCCGGCTGTTCGGCCAGGAGAGCCTGTTCCTGATCGGCACGCGCATCCTCTCGGGCACGGTGTCGGCCCAGCAGGCCGGCACGGCGTTCGCCGACGTTGCCGAGGGCATCGCGCACACGGTGCACGGCCTCGTCACCGATCGCTTCGCCGCGCAGCACGGCCGCATCAAGGGCCAGGAGACGGCGATCATCGCCATGGGCCGGCTCGGGGCGCGTGAGATGACCGCGTCGTCGGATCTCGATCTGATCCTGCTCTATGACTTCGACGCCAACGAGCCCGACTCCGACGGCGAGCGGCCGCTGCAGGGCGCGCATTACTTCGCCCGTTTCACACAGCGGCTGATCTCCGCTTTCACCTCGCGCACCAATTACGGCGTGCTCTACGACATCGACATGCGGCTGCGTCCGTCGGGGCGTGCGGGTCCGCTCGCGTCGCACATCGATTCCTTCGCGCATTATCAGGAGCAGGAGGCCTGGACCTGGGAGCACATGGCGCTGACACGCGCGCGCGTGATCTCGGCCTCGCCGGCGTTCCGCGCTCGCATCGAGGAGATCATCCAGACCGCGCTGCGCCGCAGCCGCGATGCCCAGGCGATCGCGCGCGATGTCGCGGACATGCGCCGCGCCATCGCTGCCGAGAAGGGCGAGACCGACCTGTGGGACCTCAAGCACGCCGCCGGCGGCATGGTCGACATCGATTTCGTCGCGCAATATCTGCAACTCGTCCATGCGGCGACGACGCCCGAGATTCTCGACGTCAGCTCGCTGACGGTGCTCGACAATGCCGAACGGCTCGGCGTGTTGGCGCGCGCGGAAGCCGTGATCCTGCGCCAGGCGGCGCGGCTCTATCATGACCTCACGCAGATCCTGCGCCTGTGCGTCAGCGACAAGTTCAAGCCAGACCAGGCCGGCGAGGACCTGTTGCGGGTGCTGGCGCGGGCCGGCGACGCGCCGGATTTCTCGGCGCTGGAGGCGCGCGTGCGCGAGACGCAGAGCGAGGTGCGGCGGGTGTTCACGGCGCTGCTCGAAGGCTGA